A part of Nitrospirota bacterium genomic DNA contains:
- a CDS encoding HEPN domain-containing protein: protein MCYIFSSHNIYSQDVLPVQICFHAQQAVEKAFKAVLLFHKINFPFTHDLEELIDTFETSKIPIPSNLLDVGILTPYAVETRYPGYWGEITETDISEAIKFAEDAIKWTEGIVQEKEQPPPLTSPENESTD, encoded by the coding sequence GTGTGTTATATTTTCAGCAGCCATAACATATATTCACAGGATGTATTGCCGGTGCAAATCTGTTTTCACGCCCAGCAAGCCGTTGAAAAGGCGTTCAAAGCCGTCCTGTTGTTTCATAAGATTAACTTTCCATTTACCCATGATCTTGAAGAGCTTATTGATACTTTTGAAACCTCTAAGATTCCCATTCCTTCTAACCTTTTGGATGTGGGCATATTAACCCCCTATGCAGTAGAAACCAGATATCCGGGATATTGGGGTGAGATAACGGAAACCGATATCTCAGAAGCCATCAAATTTGCAGAAGACGCAATAAAATGGACAGAAGGGATTGTTCAGGAGAAAGAACAACCGCCCCCTTTAACCTCCCCAGAAAATGAGAGTACGGATTGA
- a CDS encoding DUF433 domain-containing protein: MTYTDRIVSDQKIMLGKPVIKGTRITVELILKKLSEGMSFEELLQAYPHLTKEDILAALSYSADVISREEIIAG, encoded by the coding sequence ATGACATATACAGATAGAATAGTATCAGATCAGAAAATTATGCTTGGTAAACCGGTAATAAAAGGAACAAGAATAACAGTAGAACTTATCCTGAAAAAACTTTCAGAAGGAATGTCTTTTGAGGAACTATTACAGGCATATCCTCATCTTACAAAAGAAGACATCCTTGCAGCCCTGTCATACTCTGCAGACGTCATATCAAGGGAGGAAATAATTGCAGGTTAA
- a CDS encoding DUF5615 family PIN-like protein, which yields MQVKILADEDVDFRIVTSLRDKAFDVISVLREYQGIKDEEVIGIAKRFNALLLTEDSDFGHWVFARNEKGISVIFLRYKSKDVIKITDSLVKILTEYSSSLYGKFVVITANKIRIREI from the coding sequence TTGCAGGTTAAGATTCTCGCGGATGAAGATGTTGATTTCCGAATCGTTACTTCCCTTAGAGACAAGGCATTTGATGTAATATCTGTGCTCAGGGAATATCAGGGTATAAAAGATGAGGAAGTTATTGGTATTGCGAAGCGATTCAATGCCCTTCTGTTGACTGAAGACAGTGATTTTGGTCATTGGGTATTTGCTAGAAATGAAAAGGGGATAAGCGTAATATTCCTGAGATACAAGAGCAAGGATGTAATTAAGATAACTGATTCTTTAGTAAAAATACTTACGGAATATAGTTCTTCATTATATGGAAAATTCGTTGTAATAACTGCTAATAAGATACGTATCAGAGAGATATAG
- the rmuC gene encoding DNA recombination protein RmuC has translation MRIAFKDFQDAFEKNLKSFNELQREKFAQLDEKQNALIEKTERNNKANREEQTKNLKEFSESNVLQLEKINTQVEQKLKDLTGQTKIDNDRMRETLIKAVKDFQDAFDKNMKSFNELQREKFGQLETKQGELIQNTEKRLEQMRETVDEKLQKTLNERLGQSFELVRKQLESVQKGLGDMQTLAQDVGGLKKVLSNVKMRGGIGEVQLAMLLEQVLAPEQYEANVKTKHGSSDMVEFAIKLPGRDDANSVVYLPVDAKFPKEAYEQLTDAYEAADPALIDTASKKMESVIKSMAKDIRDKYISPPDTTDFGIMFLPFEGIYAEVVRRASLLEQLQREYKVIVTGPTTLAAILNSLQIGFRTLALQKRSSEVWKILGAVKKEFENFGGMLEKARKNISSAGDTIEELMGKRTRAINRTLKGVEALPAAESQKILPDISSNEVVDD, from the coding sequence ATGCGTATAGCATTCAAAGACTTTCAGGATGCGTTTGAAAAAAATCTAAAATCATTCAATGAATTACAGAGGGAGAAATTTGCACAATTGGATGAAAAACAAAATGCCCTCATTGAGAAGACAGAACGGAACAATAAGGCTAATCGGGAAGAACAAACTAAAAATTTGAAAGAGTTTTCAGAGAGCAATGTTCTTCAACTGGAAAAGATTAATACACAAGTAGAGCAAAAGCTTAAAGACCTTACAGGGCAGACGAAGATTGATAATGACCGTATGCGTGAAACCCTTATAAAAGCTGTCAAAGATTTTCAGGATGCTTTTGATAAGAACATGAAATCGTTTAATGAATTGCAGAGGGAGAAGTTTGGTCAGTTAGAGACGAAGCAGGGGGAGCTGATACAGAATACGGAGAAGAGGCTGGAGCAGATGAGAGAAACGGTTGATGAAAAACTGCAGAAGACATTGAATGAAAGATTGGGGCAGTCATTTGAATTGGTCAGGAAGCAACTGGAGAGTGTGCAGAAGGGCCTGGGAGATATGCAGACGCTGGCACAGGATGTCGGCGGTTTGAAGAAGGTGCTGAGTAATGTAAAGATGAGGGGAGGCATTGGTGAGGTGCAGTTGGCCATGCTGTTGGAGCAGGTATTGGCACCGGAGCAGTATGAGGCCAATGTAAAAACCAAACATGGCTCATCAGACATGGTAGAGTTTGCAATCAAACTGCCCGGGCGTGATGATGCCAATAGTGTTGTTTATCTGCCTGTTGATGCCAAGTTTCCCAAAGAGGCTTATGAGCAATTGACCGATGCTTATGAAGCAGCCGACCCTGCATTAATAGATACTGCCTCCAAAAAAATGGAGTCAGTCATAAAGAGTATGGCAAAGGACATCCGGGACAAATATATCTCACCGCCTGACACTACTGACTTTGGCATAATGTTTCTGCCGTTTGAGGGCATCTATGCTGAGGTGGTCCGCAGGGCGAGTTTGCTGGAACAACTGCAAAGGGAATATAAGGTGATTGTAACTGGGCCTACTACATTGGCGGCTATTTTAAACAGCCTGCAGATTGGTTTCCGTACACTCGCATTACAGAAACGGAGCAGTGAGGTCTGGAAGATACTTGGGGCTGTAAAAAAAGAGTTTGAAAACTTCGGGGGTATGCTTGAAAAGGCACGGAAGAATATTTCCTCCGCCGGAGATACGATTGAAGAGCTGATGGGAAAGAGGACACGCGCCATTAACCGCACACTAAAAGGGGTTGAGGCATTGCCTGCTGCAGAGAGTCAAAAGATACTGCCTGATATATCTTCTAATGAAGTTGTTGATGATTAA